In Bufo gargarizans isolate SCDJY-AF-19 chromosome 6, ASM1485885v1, whole genome shotgun sequence, a single genomic region encodes these proteins:
- the LOC122940754 gene encoding monocarboxylate transporter 4-like, with translation MGAVVIDDNPSTVKAPDGGWGWAVLFGCFVITGFSYAFPKAVSVFFKELIREFGIGYSDTAWISSILLAMLYGTGPLCSICVNRFGCRPVMMVGGLFASFGMVCASFCTNIIAIYFTAGVVTGLGLALNFQPSLIMLNRYFDKRRPLANGLAAAGSPVFLCALSPLGQILQHEFGWRGGFLILGGLLLNCCACGALMRPLEPPNKQKEETKEVVKPKPKKLLDFSVFKDRGFVIYTIAASIMVLGLFVPPVFVVSYAKDLGNEDTKASFLLSILGFVDIFARPTCGIIAGLKWVRPRCVYLLGFAMIFNGFTDLMGSMADTYAGLVVFCIFFGISYGMVGALQFEVLMAIVGTHKFSSAIGLVLLAEAIAVLIGPPSAGKLLDATGRYMFVFLIAGVEVVTSALVLTCGNFFCIKKKPEEPHCIEESAEIGEIEKLKDKSPQGEKAEPAEVEQFMKEAETDKNGDLTNPETSV, from the exons ATGGGAGCGGTGGTTATAGATGACAATCCGTCCACAGTCAAGGCTCCGGATGGTGGTTGGGGATGGGCCGTTCTCTTTGGCTGTTTTGTCATCACCGGATTCTCCTACGCTTTCCCGAAAGCAGTCAGTGTATTCTTCAAGGAGCTCATCAGAGAGTTTGGCATTGGTTACAGTGACACGGCATGGATATCCTCTATCCTACTGGCTATGCTCTATGGAACAG GTCCTCTCTGTAGTATCTGTGTGAACCGGTTTGGGTGCCGGCCAGTAATGATGGTTGGTGGTCTATTTGCCTCATTTGGGATGGTGTGTGCATCGTTTTGTACAAACATCATAGCAATCTACTTCACAGCCGGAGTCGTCACAG GCCTCGGACTGGCATTGAATTTCCAGCCTTCACTCATCATGTTAAATCGATACTTTGACAAACGCCGTCCACTGGCCAATGGATTGGCGGCTGCTGGAAGCCCGGTGTTCCTTTGTGCCCTGTCTCCTTTAGGGCAGATTCTCCAGCATGAGTTTGGCTGGCGAGGAGGCTTTCTTATATTAGGAGGCCTGCTCCTTAACTGCTGTGCATGTGGTGCCCTGATGAGGCCACTAGAACCACCAAATAAACAAAAAGAAGAGACCAAAGAAGTAGTAAAGCCCAAACCTAAAAAACTGCTTGACTTCTCTGTGTTCAAGGACCGTGGATTTGTTATCTACACTATAGCTGCTTCTATTATGGTTCTAGGGCTTTTTGTACCTCCGGTATTTGTGGTGAGCTATGCAAAAGACCTTGGGAATGAAGATACAAAAGCCTCTTTCCTTCTCTCCATTCTTGGGTTTGTTGACATCTTTGCACGGCCCACCTGTGGTATCATCGCTGGGCTGAAATGGGTTCGACCACGCTGCGTCTACCTGCTCGGCTTCGCCATGATCTTTAACGGATTCACTGATCTGATGGGATCCATGGCGGACACATACGCAGGCCTGGTGGtgttctgcatcttttttggaatTTCATATGGGATGGTCGGTGCCTTACAGTTTGAGGTCCTCATGGCAATTGTTGGCACACACAAGTTCTCCAGTGCTATTGGATTAGTTCTTCTGGCAGAAGCAATAGCTGTCCTTATTGGACCACCATCAGCAG GTAAACTTTTGGATGCAACTGGAAGATACATGTTCGTGTTCCTTATCGCCGGGGTAGAAGTGGTCACGTCTGCCTTAGTTTTAACCTGTGGCAATTTCTTCTGCATTAAGAAAAAGCCTGAAGAACCTCATTGTATAGAGGAGTCTGCAGAAATTGGGGAGATCGAAAAACTAAAAGATAAATCGCCCCAGGGTGAGAAGGCAGAACCTGCCGAGGTGGAACAGTTCATGAAAGAAGCAGAGACTGACAAAAATGGTGACTTAACTAATCCAGAAACCAGTGTGTGA